A genomic segment from Deltaproteobacteria bacterium encodes:
- a CDS encoding DUF2283 domain-containing protein, which translates to MKIRYFQETDTLSIEFRRVEVAETKDLDENTLLDLDQDGNICGITIEHASEHADILHFSYEQVAA; encoded by the coding sequence GTGAAGATCAGATATTTTCAGGAGACTGACACGTTGTCCATTGAGTTTCGCAGGGTTGAGGTAGCCGAGACCAAAGATCTGGATGAAAACACGCTGCTTGACTTGGACCAGGACGGCAACATTTGTGGCATTACGATCGAACATGCAAGTGAGCATGCGGACATTCTCCATTTTTCCTATGAGCAGGTCGCGGCCTAA
- a CDS encoding MFS transporter — protein MKVRLRRLYCTAEGLNVNRSTPVRTETTPPPFPTIVITPEYRRYALFLLFLVFTSSHVDRQILAILLEPIKHELALSDTQLGFLSGIAFAIFYATLGIPMAMWADRSNRRNIITLALTLWSGMTVVCGMAANFWQLALARIGVGVGEAGSTPPSHSIIADMYSPTERATAMGTFSLGINCGLLIGFSVGGWINQWYGWRAAFWVVGAPGLILALLVRYTLHEPPRGYAEGLQAASHQAPSLGAVVAYMWSTPALRHIVAGTTLASFVGYGVVLWLPSFLVRSHGMQSGMIGMLLALGFGVFGAVGTFMGGQLADRLGKRDIRWSVWVVGIAILLALPFTLSFYLVQETSAALMIGVIPALLAGTYLGPSFALNQGLVPVQMRSVASAIILFVANIIGLGLGPQTVGILSDLFSTRYGSESLRYALLTLACVNVWTAGHYFLASRTLLADLRKISSQ, from the coding sequence ATGAAGGTCCGTCTTCGACGCCTCTATTGCACGGCGGAAGGGCTGAATGTGAATCGATCGACTCCAGTACGCACGGAAACGACACCCCCCCCATTTCCTACCATCGTCATTACCCCGGAATATCGCCGCTACGCCTTGTTCCTGCTTTTCTTGGTGTTTACCTCTAGCCATGTGGATCGGCAGATCCTGGCGATTCTCTTGGAGCCGATTAAACACGAACTTGCCCTGTCGGATACGCAGCTCGGGTTCCTCTCGGGCATCGCCTTTGCCATTTTTTACGCGACCCTGGGCATTCCCATGGCCATGTGGGCGGATCGCAGTAATCGACGCAATATCATCACCCTAGCGCTGACGCTGTGGAGCGGGATGACGGTGGTGTGTGGCATGGCCGCGAATTTTTGGCAACTAGCGCTCGCGCGGATTGGCGTTGGCGTTGGCGAAGCCGGTTCCACTCCTCCTTCCCACTCCATTATCGCGGATATGTATTCCCCCACTGAGCGAGCAACGGCGATGGGCACGTTTTCCTTGGGGATCAATTGCGGATTGCTGATCGGATTTTCGGTCGGTGGGTGGATCAATCAGTGGTATGGATGGCGGGCGGCGTTCTGGGTCGTGGGCGCGCCTGGCTTAATACTCGCGCTGCTGGTGCGCTATACCCTGCACGAGCCGCCGCGCGGGTACGCCGAAGGGCTGCAAGCCGCTTCTCACCAAGCTCCGAGTCTTGGCGCTGTCGTGGCCTACATGTGGTCGACTCCGGCGTTGCGACACATCGTTGCCGGCACGACGTTAGCCTCCTTTGTCGGCTACGGGGTGGTGTTGTGGCTGCCGTCCTTTCTCGTTCGCTCGCATGGGATGCAGAGCGGAATGATCGGCATGCTCCTGGCCTTGGGCTTCGGCGTTTTTGGGGCGGTAGGCACTTTCATGGGCGGGCAACTCGCTGACCGCCTTGGTAAACGCGATATTCGCTGGAGCGTGTGGGTGGTCGGCATCGCGATTCTGCTTGCCTTACCGTTTACACTTTCCTTCTATCTCGTGCAGGAGACCAGCGCTGCACTGATGATCGGTGTCATACCCGCTCTTTTAGCCGGCACGTACCTTGGTCCCAGCTTTGCGCTGAACCAAGGATTGGTGCCCGTACAGATGCGGTCCGTGGCCTCGGCGATTATTTTGTTTGTCGCCAATATCATCGGCTTGGGGCTGGGGCCGCAAACCGTCGGCATTCTCAGCGACCTGTTCAGCACTCGGTATGGGAGCGAGTCGCTCCGTTATGCGTTACTCACGCTGGCCTGTGTGAATGTGTGGACGGCAGGGCATTACTTCCTGGCAAGTCGCACCTTGCTGGCGGATCTGAGAAAAATCAGTAGTCAGTAG